A stretch of Candidatus Vicinibacter affinis DNA encodes these proteins:
- a CDS encoding peptidylprolyl isomerase — protein sequence MGLITSIRKRLWVVTVLMALALVGFIVMDMSSGRSSWFFNNPDSIGEVAGQKISWKEFQKTENVLYRNADVDFFGRKEYIWHQSLERAIFEKESKYNGIGVSESELRELEFGNNLSPIIERNFRDPNTGQVLREQLNQFQKGIENQDLPPEAKEFWAVQEKEIIKDRMGKKLENIVRNALYMPNFMVERHFEESNAKVSFVFSRLPYDLIKNEELDIKDEDIDQYIAKKASIFKNDEETRDIKYAVISVTPSSSDSAAIRKILEDKKESFRIASKDSTFIVTNLGKWDEAYSTTSEIPVSIKDSILNMNVGDVFGPYVEGGEYRLSKILGKKTLPDSVKSRHILRRVSTREEYAAASSLIDSLKTLIESGKGRFDSLAMQFSQDPGSGIKGGDLGYAALGLMVKPFNDVIFYKGETGKLYVVPTQFGLHLIQITDQKFISKQPGIRLGTIVEAIQPGDEVLDGKLSEAQRLVEEHNSLSSLEKAIDDGNTYVLEMAGNVKANDYKLGKLGENTSNTCRDIIRWAFEKKTKLGDVSPEVYSLQDPVKKYTNRFIVAALSGINPKGLPKAAAVRDLVIEDVRKDKKFEILKAKIGTVTDINGKYGEYEVKVDSASETTVNGQQIPDYGYEPDLVPQIVKQGKGNIGGPYRGESGVYVAKLLDVTTPGKAANLENFRRFYKHTASSTCMSYLVQSLKKNYKVKDMRSKFY from the coding sequence ATGGGATTAATTACGAGTATTAGGAAACGACTTTGGGTGGTAACAGTGCTGATGGCACTGGCGCTTGTAGGTTTTATTGTAATGGATATGAGCTCTGGCCGGTCTTCATGGTTTTTTAATAACCCTGACAGTATCGGGGAAGTAGCAGGCCAAAAAATCAGCTGGAAGGAATTTCAAAAAACTGAAAATGTCTTATATCGAAATGCAGATGTTGATTTTTTTGGTCGGAAAGAGTATATTTGGCATCAATCTTTAGAAAGGGCAATTTTCGAGAAAGAATCCAAATACAATGGGATTGGCGTAAGTGAATCGGAACTTCGTGAGTTAGAATTCGGTAACAACCTTTCTCCAATAATCGAAAGAAATTTCAGAGATCCAAATACTGGGCAAGTACTGAGAGAACAATTGAATCAATTCCAAAAGGGTATCGAAAATCAGGATCTTCCGCCTGAAGCAAAGGAGTTTTGGGCAGTACAGGAAAAAGAAATTATCAAGGACAGGATGGGTAAAAAGTTGGAAAACATTGTCCGCAATGCCCTGTACATGCCGAATTTCATGGTTGAGCGACATTTTGAGGAGAGTAATGCTAAGGTGAGCTTTGTGTTTAGTCGATTACCCTATGATTTGATTAAAAATGAAGAGTTAGACATCAAGGATGAAGATATTGATCAGTATATCGCAAAGAAGGCGTCAATCTTCAAAAATGATGAAGAAACCAGAGACATCAAATATGCCGTTATTTCTGTAACACCATCGTCTTCAGATTCTGCTGCAATCAGGAAAATACTTGAAGACAAAAAGGAATCTTTCCGCATTGCGTCCAAAGATTCAACATTCATTGTTACTAATCTGGGAAAATGGGATGAAGCATATTCAACCACCTCAGAGATTCCGGTGAGTATCAAGGACAGTATATTGAATATGAATGTTGGAGATGTTTTTGGTCCATACGTCGAGGGTGGTGAATACAGATTAAGTAAAATTCTAGGCAAAAAAACACTTCCAGATTCAGTCAAATCACGTCATATACTTCGTCGAGTGAGTACCAGAGAGGAATATGCAGCAGCTTCTTCCTTGATCGACAGTCTGAAGACATTAATAGAAAGTGGCAAGGGCCGTTTTGATTCATTGGCAATGCAATTTAGTCAGGATCCTGGTTCCGGAATCAAAGGAGGAGATCTTGGTTATGCCGCTTTAGGCTTGATGGTCAAGCCTTTCAATGATGTTATTTTTTATAAAGGAGAGACCGGAAAACTTTATGTTGTCCCAACTCAATTTGGACTCCACTTAATACAAATAACGGATCAAAAATTCATCAGTAAACAGCCAGGTATTCGCTTAGGTACAATAGTGGAGGCCATTCAACCAGGAGATGAAGTATTGGATGGTAAATTAAGTGAAGCCCAAAGATTGGTTGAGGAGCACAATTCTTTAAGTTCCTTAGAAAAAGCCATCGATGACGGTAATACATACGTGCTTGAGATGGCCGGCAATGTGAAAGCAAATGACTACAAGCTTGGCAAACTAGGTGAGAATACCAGCAACACCTGCAGAGATATTATCCGATGGGCCTTTGAAAAGAAAACAAAACTTGGAGATGTCTCGCCGGAAGTTTACTCACTTCAGGATCCTGTCAAAAAATATACAAATCGCTTCATTGTAGCCGCTCTTTCAGGAATAAATCCGAAAGGTTTACCAAAGGCAGCAGCAGTGAGGGATCTTGTAATAGAAGATGTAAGAAAAGATAAAAAATTCGAAATTTTAAAGGCTAAAATTGGTACGGTAACGGATATAAACGGGAAGTATGGAGAATACGAAGTTAAGGTAGATTCTGCCAGTGAAACTACCGTTAATGGTCAGCAAATTCCAGATTATGGTTATGAGCCAGATTTAGTGCCTCAGATTGTAAAGCAAGGGAAGGGAAATATAGGAGGACCATATCGCGGTGAAAGTGGGGTATATGTAGCCAAATTACTGGATGTGACAACCCCTGGAAAAGCGGCCAACCTTGAAAATTTCCGCAGATTTTATAAGCATACGGCTTCAAGTACCTGTATGAGTTATTTGGTTCAGTCATTAAAAAAGAATTATAAAGTAAAGGACATGAGATCCAAATTTTATTAA
- a CDS encoding excinuclease ABC subunit C gives MTFEQYKKIASNLPSEPGVYRFLDGRGIILYVGKAKNLKNRISSYFGDKKQITGKTKALVKTAHQIEYTLVDTEHDALLLEATLIKKNQPRYNVMLKDGKSYIYICIKNEPFPRVFFTRRVIRDGSIYFGPYTSKHRTETILDLVKKLFPLRTCALNLSDAQILKNKYKVCLEYHIKNCNGPCIGLENSLQYNERLTQIKNILKGHFKPVKDYIFQVMSSYSENLDFEKAQQWKEKLLVMEDYQSKSTVVSTSIADVDVFSIARDEEYAYINFMKVINGSINQTITIEADINLEEDNSIMLSLAVEKIRIQYNSIAPEIIVPILINPQEGNPIITIPQRGDKKKLLDLSEKNSQYFLLQKWKEKINRTAKQTPAERILSTLKKDLNMEEMPFHIECFDNSNIQGTNPVSACVVFRNAKPFKKDYRHFNVKTVVGPDDFSTMEEVVFRRYKRLLEENSGLPQLVIIDGGKGQLSSAMKSIDALGLRGKLVVIGIAKKLEEIYFPDDPVPLHINKKSESLKLIQQLRNEAHRFGISFHRSQRSRSMIRSELWEIPGIGEKTAQKLLGHFGSVKQIQSAEMAELVKLVGPAITQRLQKHFNMSTEEQEGFS, from the coding sequence ATGACTTTTGAACAATATAAAAAGATAGCTTCCAATTTACCAAGTGAACCAGGTGTTTACAGATTTTTAGATGGTCGGGGAATCATTCTATATGTTGGCAAAGCAAAAAATTTAAAGAACAGAATCAGTTCATATTTTGGAGATAAAAAACAAATAACCGGTAAGACTAAAGCCCTTGTCAAAACAGCACACCAGATTGAGTATACTTTGGTAGATACAGAGCATGATGCATTACTTTTAGAAGCTACTTTAATTAAAAAAAATCAACCAAGGTATAATGTCATGCTTAAAGATGGCAAGAGTTATATCTATATATGTATTAAGAATGAACCATTTCCACGAGTTTTTTTTACAAGGAGAGTTATACGTGATGGTTCAATATATTTTGGTCCATATACTTCTAAGCATAGAACAGAGACCATACTTGATTTAGTAAAAAAACTATTTCCATTGCGGACGTGCGCACTTAATTTATCAGACGCACAAATTTTAAAAAATAAGTATAAAGTCTGCCTGGAGTATCATATAAAAAATTGTAACGGACCCTGCATTGGGTTGGAAAATTCATTGCAATACAATGAAAGGTTGACACAAATTAAAAATATACTTAAAGGACATTTCAAGCCTGTGAAGGATTATATTTTTCAAGTGATGTCATCCTATTCAGAGAATTTGGATTTTGAAAAGGCGCAACAATGGAAGGAAAAGTTGTTGGTCATGGAAGATTATCAAAGTAAAAGTACGGTAGTAAGTACTTCCATAGCAGACGTAGATGTATTTTCGATAGCAAGGGATGAAGAATATGCCTATATTAATTTCATGAAGGTTATTAATGGATCAATTAATCAAACCATAACGATAGAGGCAGACATTAACCTTGAAGAAGATAACTCTATCATGTTGTCTCTTGCAGTGGAGAAGATTCGTATTCAATATAATAGTATTGCTCCGGAAATAATTGTTCCAATTTTAATTAACCCACAGGAAGGGAATCCTATCATCACCATACCTCAAAGAGGGGACAAAAAGAAATTACTTGATTTGTCTGAAAAAAATTCTCAGTATTTTCTGCTTCAAAAGTGGAAGGAGAAGATTAACAGAACAGCAAAACAAACGCCTGCAGAGAGGATACTTTCTACCTTAAAGAAAGACCTCAATATGGAAGAAATGCCATTTCACATAGAGTGTTTTGACAATTCAAATATTCAAGGTACAAATCCAGTTTCTGCTTGTGTGGTTTTCAGAAATGCAAAGCCCTTCAAAAAGGATTATAGACATTTTAATGTAAAAACTGTTGTGGGACCTGATGATTTCTCTACGATGGAAGAAGTAGTGTTTCGCAGGTATAAAAGATTATTGGAAGAGAATTCAGGCTTGCCACAGTTGGTTATAATTGATGGAGGTAAAGGGCAACTTTCCTCCGCCATGAAATCAATTGATGCTTTAGGTTTGAGAGGAAAGTTGGTTGTAATAGGAATAGCAAAAAAATTAGAAGAAATTTATTTTCCGGATGACCCGGTGCCACTTCACATCAATAAAAAATCTGAAAGTCTAAAACTTATTCAGCAACTTAGGAACGAGGCACATAGATTTGGAATTAGTTTTCACAGAAGTCAACGATCAAGGTCAATGATTCGAAGTGAATTATGGGAAATCCCTGGAATAGGGGAAAAGACCGCTCAAAAGTTATTAGGCCATTTTGGTTCTGTGAAACAAATCCAGTCTGCAGAGATGGCTGAGCTGGTGAAATTGGTTGGACCGGCCATTACTCAAAGATTGCAAAAGCATTTTAATATGAGTACTGAAGAGCAGGAGGGTTTCAGTTGA